The proteins below are encoded in one region of Pseudonocardia sp. DSM 110487:
- a CDS encoding ABC transporter ATP-binding protein, with product MTRPDPAAETDGVETNRAAREMTVARRGGPPWAGMGMPAEKSLAFGPSARRLLRRLAPERVRVAAVVALGVLSVALSSVGPLVLGHATDVIFAGVLGRQLDPGTSTEAAAAAARAAGNDTYANVIEGAGVVPGHGIDFGLLGSVLVGVVVIYVASSLFSWVQGYLLNGVVQRTIFALRRDVEDKINRLPLRYFDRQPRGELLSRVTNDIDNVSQSLQQTLSQLLTSLLTIVGVLLVMLLISPLLALVAIVSIPLSLLLSRAIMARSQKQFVAQWRHTGALNAHIEEAFTGHELVRVFGRRREVEAAFAEKNEQLFGASYMAQFISGIIMPSMMFIGNLNYVLVAVVGGLRVASGSLTLGEVQAFVQYSRQFTQPLTQVSSMINLLQSGVASAERVFELLDAEEQVPDPARPAVPTTRCGRVVFSGVSFRYQPDQPLIEDLSLTAEPGQTVAIVGPTGAGKTTLVNLIMRFYELDAGRITLDGADIAAMDRATLRSAIGMVLQDTWLFGGTIRDNIAYGNPGATEEEIVAAARATYVDRFVRSLPDGYDTVIDDEGSNVSAGEKQLITIARAFLADPTLLILDEATSSVDTRTELLLQRAMAALRTDRTSFVIAHRLSTIRDADLILVMESGRIVEQGTHDELVVSGGAYSALYESQFAGAVATPD from the coding sequence ATGACCCGGCCGGACCCCGCGGCGGAAACAGACGGTGTCGAGACGAACCGCGCCGCGCGCGAGATGACCGTCGCCCGGCGCGGCGGCCCGCCGTGGGCCGGCATGGGCATGCCTGCCGAGAAGTCGCTCGCGTTCGGGCCCTCGGCACGCAGGCTGCTGCGCAGGCTCGCGCCGGAGCGGGTGAGGGTGGCCGCTGTGGTCGCCCTCGGCGTGCTCAGCGTGGCGCTCAGCTCGGTAGGGCCGCTCGTGCTCGGCCATGCCACCGACGTCATCTTCGCCGGGGTGCTCGGCCGCCAGCTCGATCCGGGCACGTCCACGGAGGCGGCCGCCGCCGCGGCTCGGGCGGCGGGCAACGACACGTACGCGAACGTGATCGAGGGTGCCGGTGTCGTGCCGGGCCACGGCATCGACTTCGGCCTGCTCGGCAGCGTGCTGGTGGGCGTCGTCGTGATCTACGTGGCGTCGTCGCTGTTCAGCTGGGTGCAGGGCTACCTGCTCAACGGCGTCGTGCAGCGCACGATCTTCGCGTTGCGCCGCGACGTCGAGGACAAGATCAACCGGCTTCCGCTGCGCTACTTCGACCGCCAGCCGCGCGGCGAGCTGCTCAGCCGCGTCACCAACGACATCGACAACGTCTCGCAGAGCCTGCAGCAGACGCTGTCGCAGCTGCTCACCTCGCTGCTCACCATCGTCGGCGTGTTGCTGGTGATGCTCCTGATCTCCCCGCTGCTCGCGCTGGTGGCGATCGTGTCGATCCCGCTGTCGCTGCTGCTCTCGCGGGCGATCATGGCGCGGTCGCAGAAGCAGTTCGTGGCGCAGTGGCGGCACACCGGCGCGCTCAACGCGCACATCGAGGAGGCCTTCACCGGCCACGAGCTGGTCCGGGTGTTCGGCAGGCGGCGCGAGGTGGAGGCCGCCTTCGCGGAGAAGAACGAGCAGCTGTTCGGCGCCAGCTACATGGCGCAGTTCATCTCCGGGATCATCATGCCGTCGATGATGTTCATCGGGAACCTGAACTACGTGCTCGTGGCCGTCGTCGGCGGCCTGCGGGTGGCGTCGGGGTCGTTGACCCTCGGCGAGGTGCAGGCGTTCGTCCAGTACTCCCGCCAGTTCACCCAGCCGCTCACGCAGGTGTCGTCGATGATCAACCTCCTGCAGTCGGGCGTCGCGTCGGCGGAGCGGGTGTTCGAGCTGCTCGACGCGGAAGAGCAGGTGCCCGATCCCGCGCGGCCCGCCGTACCGACGACGCGCTGCGGCCGGGTGGTGTTCTCCGGCGTCTCGTTCCGCTACCAGCCGGACCAGCCGCTGATCGAGGACCTGTCGCTCACCGCGGAGCCCGGCCAGACGGTCGCGATCGTCGGCCCGACCGGGGCGGGCAAGACCACGCTCGTCAACCTGATCATGCGGTTCTACGAGCTGGACGCCGGGCGGATCACGCTCGACGGCGCCGACATCGCCGCGATGGACCGGGCCACGCTGCGCTCGGCGATCGGCATGGTGCTGCAGGACACCTGGCTCTTCGGCGGCACGATCCGCGACAACATCGCCTACGGAAACCCGGGGGCCACCGAGGAGGAGATCGTGGCCGCGGCGCGGGCCACCTACGTCGACCGGTTCGTGCGCAGCCTCCCCGACGGCTACGACACGGTGATCGACGACGAGGGCTCGAACGTCAGCGCGGGGGAGAAGCAGCTGATCACGATCGCGCGGGCATTCCTCGCCGACCCGACGCTGCTCATCCTCGACGAGGCCACCAGCTCGGTGGACACCCGCACCGAGCTGCTGCTGCAGCGGGCGATGGCCGCGCTGCGCACCGACCGCACCAGCTTCGTGATCGCCCACCGCCTGTCGACGATCCGGGACGCCGACCTGATCCTCGTGATGGAGTCGGGCCGGATCGTGGAGCAGGGCACCCACGACGAGCTGGTGGTCTCCGGGGGCGCGTACTCGGCGCTCTACGAGAGCCAGTTCGCCGGGGCCGTTGCCACACCCGACTGA
- a CDS encoding ABC transporter ATP-binding protein, translated as MLIRLLRTHLRPYSRPLLIVVALQLAGTIASLYLPSLNADIIDRGIARGDTDYIMSVGGWMLAVTLVQIVCSVAAVYFGARTAMGFGRDVRTALFHRVGEFSVREVNHFGAPSLITRGTNDVQQVQMLVLMTCTMMVTAPIMCFGGVVMALREDTHLSWLMLVCVPVLVVAIGVLILRMMPGFRVMQTRIDEVNRVLREQITGIRVVRAFVREPQETARFDTANTALTDVATYVGRLQAMLFPIVMLVLNLSSVAVLWFGAGRIDAGQMQIGALTAFLAYLIQILMAVMMATFMTMMIPRAAVCAERITEVLDTESSVASPARPVSPPAPTGALELRGAGFAYPGADAPVLHEITLTANPGTTTAIVGSTGAGKTTLLGLVPRLFDVTSGSVCVDGVDVRDLDPEYLWSRVGIVPQKPYLFTGTVASNLRYGNPDATDDELWAALEVAQAADFVRAMSAGLDSPIAQGGTNVSGGQRQRLSIARVLVRQPQIYLFDDSFSALDLATDARLRAALRPVTATATLVIVGQRVASIRDADQIVVLDDGVVVGLGTHDELLAGCPTYAEIVASQFTPEEVA; from the coding sequence ATGCTGATCCGACTGCTGCGCACCCACCTGCGCCCGTACTCCAGACCGCTGCTGATCGTGGTCGCGCTGCAGCTCGCGGGCACGATCGCGTCGCTGTACCTGCCGAGCCTCAACGCCGACATCATCGACCGCGGCATCGCCCGCGGCGACACCGACTACATCATGTCCGTCGGCGGCTGGATGCTCGCCGTCACGCTCGTGCAGATCGTCTGCTCGGTCGCCGCGGTCTACTTCGGAGCCCGCACGGCGATGGGCTTCGGGCGCGACGTGCGGACGGCGCTGTTCCACCGGGTCGGTGAGTTCTCCGTCCGGGAGGTCAACCACTTCGGGGCCCCGTCGCTGATCACGCGCGGCACCAACGACGTGCAGCAGGTGCAGATGCTCGTCCTGATGACCTGCACGATGATGGTCACGGCGCCGATCATGTGCTTCGGCGGCGTGGTCATGGCGCTGCGGGAGGACACGCACCTGTCCTGGCTGATGCTGGTCTGCGTGCCGGTGCTGGTGGTCGCGATCGGCGTGTTGATCCTGCGCATGATGCCGGGCTTCCGCGTGATGCAGACCCGCATCGACGAGGTCAATCGCGTCCTGCGCGAGCAGATCACCGGCATCCGGGTGGTGCGGGCGTTCGTGCGTGAGCCGCAGGAGACGGCCCGCTTCGACACCGCGAACACCGCCCTCACCGACGTCGCCACGTACGTGGGCAGGCTGCAGGCGATGCTCTTCCCGATCGTGATGCTCGTGCTGAACCTGTCGAGCGTGGCCGTGCTGTGGTTCGGCGCGGGCCGCATCGACGCGGGCCAGATGCAGATCGGCGCGCTGACGGCGTTCCTGGCCTACCTGATCCAGATCCTGATGGCGGTCATGATGGCCACCTTCATGACGATGATGATCCCGCGCGCCGCCGTCTGCGCGGAACGGATCACCGAGGTGCTGGACACCGAGTCCTCGGTGGCCTCGCCCGCCCGGCCGGTCAGCCCGCCCGCGCCCACCGGCGCGCTCGAGCTGCGGGGCGCGGGGTTCGCCTACCCGGGCGCCGACGCGCCCGTGTTGCACGAAATCACGCTCACCGCGAACCCGGGCACGACCACGGCGATCGTCGGCAGCACCGGCGCCGGCAAGACCACGCTGCTCGGGCTCGTACCCCGGCTGTTCGACGTCACGAGCGGCAGCGTGTGCGTGGACGGTGTCGACGTGCGCGACCTCGACCCGGAGTACCTGTGGAGCCGGGTCGGCATCGTGCCGCAGAAGCCGTACCTGTTCACCGGCACGGTGGCGAGCAACCTGCGCTACGGCAACCCGGACGCCACGGACGACGAGCTGTGGGCGGCGCTCGAGGTGGCGCAGGCGGCCGACTTCGTGCGTGCGATGTCCGCCGGCCTCGACTCGCCCATCGCACAGGGCGGCACCAACGTGTCCGGCGGTCAGCGCCAGCGGCTCTCGATCGCCCGCGTGCTCGTGCGGCAGCCCCAGATCTACCTGTTCGACGACTCGTTCTCCGCGCTCGACCTGGCCACCGACGCCCGGCTGCGCGCTGCGCTGCGCCCGGTCACCGCCACCGCGACGCTGGTGATCGTGGGCCAGCGGGTGGCGAGCATCCGCGACGCCGACCAGATCGTCGTGCTCGACGACGGCGTGGTGGTCGGCCTCGGCACCCACGACGAGCTGCTGGCCGGCTGCCCGACCTACGCCGAGATCGTGGCGTCCCAGTTCACCCCCGAGGAGGTGGCATGA
- a CDS encoding TetR/AcrR family transcriptional regulator, with protein MSPSNRRAPRMAPAERRTAIIDAARPLVMRHGPGVTTRQIAEAAGIAEGTIFRVFPDKDSVVQAVVAEFFDPEPTLRELAAVDRGLPLRERLTSATGVLQRRLSQVFGLLDALGWVRPPEPEEHRPQPPAAINDGFRAAIVDIIGPDERLLRVPAMEFAHVLRLLVFSGTHPMISDGRLLTPEQIVTILLDGLGTPTTTEDRAC; from the coding sequence GTGTCCCCCTCCAACCGCCGGGCCCCGCGCATGGCGCCGGCAGAGCGGCGCACGGCGATCATCGACGCCGCGCGGCCCCTCGTCATGCGGCACGGCCCGGGGGTCACCACACGCCAGATCGCCGAGGCCGCCGGCATCGCGGAGGGCACGATCTTCCGCGTCTTCCCCGACAAGGACTCGGTGGTGCAGGCGGTCGTCGCCGAGTTCTTCGACCCCGAGCCGACGTTGCGCGAGCTCGCCGCCGTCGATCGCGGGCTCCCGCTGCGCGAGCGCCTGACGAGCGCTACCGGCGTGCTGCAGCGGCGGCTGTCGCAGGTGTTCGGCCTGCTCGACGCGCTCGGCTGGGTCCGGCCTCCCGAGCCGGAGGAGCACCGGCCGCAGCCGCCCGCAGCGATCAACGACGGGTTCCGGGCAGCGATAGTCGACATCATCGGCCCGGACGAGCGCCTGCTGCGGGTGCCGGCCATGGAGTTCGCCCACGTGCTGCGGCTGCTCGTCTTCTCCGGCACCCACCCGATGATCTCCGACGGACGCCTGTTAACCCCGGAGCAGATCGTCACGATCCTGCTCGACGGGCTCGGTACCCCCACCACCACTGAGGACCGTGCATGCTGA
- a CDS encoding phosphotransferase family protein, translated as MADVEQVEVVVAHNERATLRVGDVFLKIDADQTRIDVEVDAMAMAPIPTPEVLWRKPPVLALAAVAGTALGRLGEPSTASSAAWAAAGAAARKLHDAPLPPWPGRSTDEIASQLDEECAWLVTNGVLPAELVTRNLQVAEAALRPWTPVFTHGDLQITHVFVDGDEITGVIDWSEASQGDALFDLAILTLGHEERLGDVLAGYGTDVDLDVIRAWWSLRSLLAIRWLVEHGFDPFAPGCEVDVLRARL; from the coding sequence ATGGCCGACGTGGAGCAGGTCGAGGTCGTCGTCGCCCACAACGAGCGCGCGACCCTGCGTGTCGGCGACGTGTTCCTGAAGATCGACGCTGACCAGACGCGCATCGACGTCGAGGTCGATGCGATGGCCATGGCGCCGATCCCGACTCCCGAGGTCCTGTGGCGGAAGCCACCCGTGCTCGCGCTCGCCGCCGTCGCCGGGACGGCACTCGGCCGCCTCGGCGAGCCGTCGACCGCCTCGTCGGCGGCGTGGGCCGCGGCGGGCGCCGCCGCACGGAAGCTGCACGACGCGCCGCTGCCGCCATGGCCAGGTCGGAGCACCGACGAGATCGCGTCACAACTCGACGAGGAATGTGCGTGGCTCGTCACGAACGGCGTCCTTCCCGCCGAACTGGTCACGCGCAACCTCCAGGTTGCCGAGGCCGCGCTCCGGCCGTGGACACCCGTGTTCACGCACGGCGACCTGCAGATCACCCACGTGTTCGTCGACGGCGACGAGATCACCGGTGTGATCGACTGGTCCGAGGCGAGCCAGGGCGACGCCCTGTTCGACCTCGCCATCTTGACGCTCGGACACGAGGAGCGCCTCGGCGACGTCCTCGCCGGCTACGGCACCGACGTCGACCTCGACGTGATCCGCGCGTGGTGGTCGTTGCGCAGCCTGCTGGCGATCCGCTGGCTGGTCGAGCACGGCTTCGACCCGTTTGCGCCCGGCTGCGAGGTCGACGTGCTGAGAGCCCGACTGTGA
- a CDS encoding PepSY domain-containing protein: MSPRHEIGSGAREAHAGRPSGWSITGRAARKWPLAGSAAQLRPLARRVHFMAGLLVAPFLLVLCMTGLVYVCSPQIHEDLYGGQLFVPEVGDNPRPVTEQVVAALAAHPEAELRSVVPPPGPDRTTRVNLAVPSLTEPGEARTVFVDPYTNYISGELTTVDGRMPANVWLRDLHTDLHLGAVGRLYSEVAASWLPVIVLGGLVVWIAKQGRRRRGIRELLTPLPRGKGEQARMRAVHGPLGIWLTAGLLVMSVTGLTMSRFAGWGLPAVRAPELAMAPVVVPGDVAPAGVDRVLQVARAEGLRGEVQVAAPTAPDQPFTVAEISAGLPIRKGSIAVDPYTAQVTERIGWDDYPFLAQLREMGQQAHTGTLFGVANQIVLGLLVIATIVLILIGYRMWWKRSPYGERLASAPPPALRQLTATVGVPVVLVTVVLGWLMPAFGLSLAAFVVLDLVINAVRQRQERLRRAVTAGALLVAVAAFGVAVVINTPSPATRVDAVNALPDRRVPEPAPLYPPPPVDQAVPDQPVPGEAVGEDVVAAPPRSIQGGRAGAQAGPAPAPPARDIDAPADRPGDTEPVRGETGSSDTRRDGGSGDSRDSERPHPSEAPDEPGNPSDDVPEPAPPPAKESPDDSPGIVGGLVGNVVDTVRSVTGGLLGG; encoded by the coding sequence ATGAGCCCGCGCCACGAAATCGGGTCCGGAGCCCGCGAGGCGCATGCCGGCAGGCCATCGGGCTGGAGCATCACGGGGCGGGCGGCGAGAAAGTGGCCTCTCGCCGGCTCGGCCGCCCAGCTGCGCCCGCTCGCCCGGCGGGTGCACTTCATGGCCGGGCTACTGGTGGCGCCGTTCCTGCTCGTGCTGTGCATGACCGGGCTCGTCTACGTGTGCAGCCCGCAGATCCACGAGGACCTCTACGGGGGTCAGCTGTTCGTCCCCGAGGTCGGTGACAACCCCCGGCCCGTCACGGAACAGGTCGTCGCGGCGCTGGCCGCCCACCCCGAGGCGGAGCTGCGGTCGGTCGTGCCCCCGCCAGGGCCTGACCGCACCACGCGCGTGAACCTCGCCGTGCCGAGCCTGACCGAGCCCGGCGAGGCGCGCACGGTCTTCGTCGACCCGTACACGAACTACATCAGCGGCGAGCTGACCACGGTCGACGGCCGGATGCCCGCCAACGTCTGGCTGCGCGACCTGCACACCGACCTCCATCTCGGTGCGGTCGGGCGGCTGTACTCGGAGGTCGCCGCGAGCTGGCTGCCCGTGATCGTCCTCGGCGGGCTGGTGGTGTGGATCGCCAAGCAGGGGCGGCGCCGGCGCGGCATCCGTGAGCTGCTGACCCCGCTGCCGCGGGGCAAGGGGGAGCAGGCGCGGATGCGCGCCGTGCACGGGCCGCTCGGGATCTGGCTGACGGCCGGCCTGCTCGTCATGAGCGTCACCGGCCTGACGATGAGCCGGTTCGCCGGGTGGGGGCTGCCCGCTGTGCGGGCGCCCGAGCTCGCCATGGCCCCTGTCGTGGTGCCGGGCGACGTCGCGCCCGCCGGCGTCGACCGGGTGCTGCAGGTCGCGCGTGCGGAGGGGCTCCGCGGCGAGGTCCAGGTGGCGGCACCGACCGCCCCGGATCAGCCGTTCACGGTGGCCGAGATCTCGGCAGGACTGCCGATCCGCAAGGGCAGCATCGCGGTCGACCCCTACACCGCGCAGGTCACCGAGCGGATCGGGTGGGACGACTACCCGTTCCTCGCGCAGCTGCGCGAGATGGGCCAGCAGGCGCACACGGGCACCCTCTTCGGGGTCGCCAACCAGATCGTGCTGGGGCTGCTCGTGATCGCCACGATCGTGCTGATCCTCATCGGCTACCGGATGTGGTGGAAGCGCAGCCCGTACGGCGAGCGGCTCGCATCGGCGCCGCCGCCCGCGCTGCGCCAGCTCACCGCGACGGTCGGGGTGCCGGTCGTGCTGGTCACGGTCGTACTCGGCTGGCTGATGCCCGCGTTCGGCCTCAGCCTGGCGGCGTTCGTCGTGCTGGACCTCGTGATCAACGCGGTCCGGCAACGGCAGGAACGGCTGCGCAGGGCGGTGACGGCCGGCGCGCTGCTCGTCGCGGTGGCCGCCTTCGGCGTGGCGGTGGTGATCAACACCCCGTCACCCGCCACCCGGGTGGACGCTGTCAACGCCCTCCCGGACCGGCGCGTACCCGAGCCGGCCCCGCTCTACCCGCCGCCGCCCGTCGACCAGGCCGTTCCCGACCAGCCCGTTCCCGGCGAGGCCGTGGGCGAGGACGTCGTCGCGGCGCCGCCCCGATCCATCCAGGGAGGCCGTGCCGGGGCGCAGGCCGGCCCCGCCCCGGCGCCGCCCGCTCGGGACATCGACGCCCCCGCCGACCGGCCCGGCGACACTGAGCCAGTGCGCGGCGAGACCGGAAGCAGCGACACTCGGCGCGATGGCGGCTCGGGCGACTCCCGGGACTCCGAGCGTCCGCACCCGTCCGAGGCGCCGGATGAGCCCGGGAACCCATCGGACGACGTCCCCGAGCCGGCACCGCCACCGGCCAAGGAGTCACCGGACGATTCGCCCGGCATCGTCGGAGGGCTCGTCGGCAACGTGGTCGACACCGTCAGGAGCGTCACCGGAGGGCTACTCGGCGGTTGA
- a CDS encoding DUF1775 domain-containing protein: MACSRKSGPHLLAATFTTTLTVICMLAFAPAASARVTVVPGSVQGGGTATLAVRLSNEQPDMVTTRLELTFPPDVVIPRVEVARVGKWRVKVDMRRVDPPVTVDGEEVDEAVASIVWTGGEVAPKQFEQFLVTAGPLPAGGGRLVLAAVQGYEDGTVDRWADEAARPGWPGAPTIAITPDADAAPVGRAVESGGAPVQAGAGPAAMAAAAEPASGGAGVLPWILLVAGVLVAGVGSVVGYRQQERRKRLARPRLTSTNIRELPTGAGRR, from the coding sequence ATGGCCTGCAGCCGGAAGTCCGGTCCTCACCTACTGGCCGCGACGTTCACGACGACGTTGACCGTGATCTGCATGCTGGCGTTCGCGCCCGCCGCGTCGGCGCGCGTCACCGTCGTGCCCGGATCGGTGCAGGGCGGCGGCACGGCGACCTTGGCCGTCCGCTTGTCCAACGAGCAGCCGGACATGGTGACCACCCGGCTCGAGCTCACCTTCCCGCCGGATGTCGTGATCCCGCGCGTCGAGGTCGCGCGGGTCGGCAAGTGGCGGGTGAAGGTCGACATGCGCCGCGTGGATCCGCCGGTCACGGTCGACGGTGAGGAGGTCGACGAGGCCGTGGCCTCGATCGTGTGGACGGGCGGTGAGGTCGCCCCCAAGCAGTTCGAGCAGTTCCTCGTCACCGCGGGCCCGCTCCCGGCCGGCGGGGGCAGGCTGGTGCTGGCCGCCGTGCAGGGGTACGAGGACGGCACCGTCGACCGGTGGGCCGATGAGGCGGCGCGGCCGGGCTGGCCGGGTGCGCCGACGATCGCCATCACGCCAGACGCGGATGCCGCTCCGGTGGGCCGGGCGGTGGAGAGCGGCGGCGCACCGGTGCAGGCCGGTGCCGGCCCCGCCGCCATGGCGGCCGCTGCGGAGCCCGCCTCCGGCGGAGCCGGTGTGCTGCCGTGGATCCTGCTGGTGGCAGGCGTGCTGGTGGCGGGCGTCGGGAGCGTCGTCGGATACCGGCAGCAGGAGCGCCGCAAACGACTGGCGAGGCCTCGGCTCACCAGCACGAATATCCGGGAGCTGCCGACGGGGGCGGGCAGGCGATGA
- a CDS encoding copper oxidase, protein MTATPAAAQQPIGVGPLPITFNLTDENGAWFDSGLELFGSSSLAVAVLPRLGADIAVPSIAAPPVPATAPSGGLLGLGDLLGLDTTLSAVKGIGAAEPEAAGLALEAESLIGELNGILGGMPAGAPVNLLDLPVGVDLQGVLDSLGKFAVVAPPVSVTFNVDRRRSEGVRNPIGLIAPEGAEGFPYVNAGGAFFGEKTIQLTEPGLYAFTDSVAPYMLGAVVVDDPLTLGLDFGKSLLVNGQQQPLPSNADYIQRLVNTFFTATNPNNWQTFSDTGETSWNPFQPPAPILQYDAAGNPVLIPDLDAYFDRYFDYPRTLPALRKPDAPGVGETWIATQMEDYAGKVKHGSVTKINVEDWTIDRKIAAPGIDMNNPHNMWTDKEYKYLYANEWFDNETDVFDRETGETIRQTEVGHNPAHVMTRPGSDNLVVGINAGTDVVELAPGGTEVLRRIDVDPESGITPHPHAHWTSHDGKTVVAPNTMTNEAVIVDMESGTVKHDPVGAFPIATSMTPDSKKAYLSDFLGGSLTCVSLVEDACATPDGGVAHLATVDLWQNYDKQNKPTGPWGGLTVQLPVSPDGKALLAANTLSQTVSVIDPKTNEYIKDLPCNAGCHGGNFGAKKGGGYYAYISNKFSNAVQVIDVDPNNDGDISDAAVAGELVLDGTANTAVDDELVAHAGVGGQGVVAIPLVYNGWSQEVPAGWREKLTPQQLNPIG, encoded by the coding sequence GACCGACGAGAACGGCGCGTGGTTCGACTCGGGGCTCGAGCTGTTCGGCAGCAGCTCGCTCGCGGTCGCCGTGCTGCCAAGGCTGGGGGCCGACATCGCGGTGCCGAGCATCGCCGCGCCGCCCGTCCCGGCCACCGCTCCGTCCGGCGGGCTGCTGGGCCTCGGCGACCTGCTGGGGCTGGACACGACCCTGTCCGCCGTCAAGGGCATCGGCGCGGCCGAGCCGGAGGCCGCCGGCCTCGCTCTCGAGGCCGAGTCGCTGATCGGCGAGCTCAACGGGATCCTCGGGGGGATGCCGGCCGGCGCGCCGGTCAACCTGCTCGACCTCCCGGTCGGCGTCGACCTGCAGGGCGTGCTCGACTCGCTCGGGAAGTTCGCCGTGGTGGCGCCGCCGGTCTCGGTGACCTTCAACGTCGACCGGAGACGGTCCGAGGGTGTTCGCAACCCCATCGGGCTCATCGCGCCCGAGGGCGCGGAAGGCTTCCCGTACGTGAACGCGGGAGGCGCGTTCTTCGGCGAGAAGACGATCCAGCTCACCGAGCCAGGGTTGTACGCCTTCACGGACTCGGTCGCGCCCTACATGCTCGGTGCCGTCGTGGTGGACGACCCGCTCACGCTGGGCCTCGACTTCGGCAAGAGCCTGCTGGTCAACGGGCAGCAGCAGCCTCTTCCGTCGAACGCCGACTACATCCAGCGGCTGGTGAACACGTTCTTCACCGCCACCAACCCGAACAACTGGCAGACCTTCAGCGACACCGGGGAGACGTCCTGGAACCCGTTCCAGCCGCCTGCTCCGATCCTGCAGTACGACGCTGCCGGCAACCCGGTGCTGATCCCCGATCTGGACGCCTACTTCGACCGGTACTTCGACTATCCCAGGACGCTGCCGGCGCTGAGGAAGCCGGATGCCCCCGGGGTGGGTGAGACCTGGATCGCCACCCAGATGGAGGACTACGCCGGCAAGGTGAAGCACGGCTCCGTCACCAAGATCAATGTCGAGGACTGGACGATCGATCGGAAGATCGCGGCCCCCGGCATCGACATGAACAACCCGCACAACATGTGGACCGACAAGGAATACAAGTACCTCTACGCGAACGAGTGGTTCGACAACGAGACCGACGTGTTCGACCGCGAGACCGGAGAGACCATCCGGCAGACCGAGGTCGGGCACAACCCGGCGCACGTGATGACGCGGCCGGGCAGCGACAACCTGGTGGTCGGCATCAATGCCGGCACGGACGTCGTCGAGCTGGCGCCGGGCGGCACGGAGGTCCTCCGCCGGATCGACGTCGACCCGGAGAGCGGCATCACGCCGCACCCGCACGCGCACTGGACCAGCCACGACGGCAAGACGGTCGTCGCGCCGAACACGATGACCAACGAGGCCGTCATCGTCGACATGGAGTCGGGCACGGTCAAGCACGACCCCGTCGGGGCCTTCCCGATCGCCACGTCGATGACGCCGGACTCGAAGAAGGCGTACCTGTCGGACTTCCTCGGCGGGAGCCTCACGTGCGTCTCGCTCGTGGAGGACGCATGCGCCACCCCTGACGGCGGCGTCGCACACCTCGCGACGGTCGACCTGTGGCAGAACTACGACAAGCAGAACAAGCCCACCGGGCCGTGGGGCGGGCTGACCGTCCAGCTCCCGGTGAGTCCGGACGGCAAGGCGTTGCTGGCGGCGAACACGCTGTCCCAAACGGTCTCGGTGATCGATCCGAAGACCAACGAGTACATCAAGGACCTCCCCTGCAACGCCGGCTGCCACGGCGGCAACTTCGGCGCCAAGAAGGGCGGCGGGTACTACGCCTACATCTCCAACAAGTTCTCCAACGCAGTGCAAGTCATCGATGTCGACCCGAACAACGACGGCGACATCTCCGATGCCGCCGTCGCCGGCGAGCTGGTGCTGGACGGGACCGCGAACACGGCGGTCGACGACGAGCTCGTCGCACATGCCGGAGTGGGCGGACAGGGCGTCGTGGCCATCCCGCTCGTCTACAACGGCTGGTCGCAGGAGGTTCCCGCTGGGTGGCGGGAAAAGCTGACTCCCCAGCAGCTCAACCCGATCGGCTAG